One Chanodichthys erythropterus isolate Z2021 chromosome 22, ASM2448905v1, whole genome shotgun sequence DNA window includes the following coding sequences:
- the calm3b gene encoding calmodulin 3b (phosphorylase kinase, delta) produces the protein MADQLTEEQIAEFKEAFSLFDKDGDGTITTKELGTVMRSLGQNPTEAELQDMINEVDADGNGTIDFPEFLTMMARKMKDTDSEEEIREAFRVFDKDGNGYISAAELRHVMTNLGEKLTDEEVDEMIREADIDGDGQVNYEEFVQMMTAK, from the exons ATG GCTGATCAGCTAACAGAGGAGCAGATTGCTG AATTCAAGGAGGCCTTCTCCTTATTTGACAAAGACGGTGATGGCACCATCACTACTAAAGAGCTAGGAACTGTCATGCGCTCTTTGGGCCAGAATCCTACAGAGGCAGAGCTCCAGGATATGATCAATGAAGTTGATGCTGATG GCAATGGAACAATTGATTTCCCAGAGTTCCTTACTATGATGGCCAGGAAGATGAAGGACACAGATAGCGAGGAGGAGATCAGAGAAGCGTTCAGAGTTTTCGATAAG GATGGAAATGGCTATATCAGTGCAGCAGAGTTGCGTCATGTCATGACAAATCTGGGGGAGAAGCTTACAGACGAGGAAGTGGATGAGATGATCCGGGAGGCAGATATTGATGGTGATGGCCAGGTCAACTACGAAG AGTTCGTCCAGATGATGACAGCGAAGTAA